One region of Aphelocoma coerulescens isolate FSJ_1873_10779 chromosome 12, UR_Acoe_1.0, whole genome shotgun sequence genomic DNA includes:
- the TAMM41 gene encoding phosphatidate cytidylyltransferase, mitochondrial, translating to MALPVLSSSAVKFRRVLAQFPQELSLAFAYGSGVFRQAGASAEHGENNMLDFVFAVDDAVSWHMANLLKNRSHYSFLKFFGPKKITTMQRYGAGIYYNTLVPCNGRMIKYGVISTDALIEDLFHWKTLYVAGRLQKPVKILAQNENSKLQAALVSNLKSAVTAAFLMLPESFSEEDLYMQIAGLSYSGDFRMIIGEDKSKVQNIVKPNVAHFQKLYSNILQDCPQVVYKHHLGRLEIDKSPEGQFTQLMALPKTLQQKITALVNPPGKNRDVEEILLQVAHDPDCGFVVNQGISGIVRSSSIVQSAKTILTAGAKKSITYSMKKLYKMTKGGLKKTS from the exons ATGGCGCTGCCCGTGCTGTCCAGCTCGGCCGTGAAGTTCCGGCGGGTCCTGGCGCAGTTCCcgcaggagctcagcctggccTTCGCCTACGGCTCCGGGGTGTTCCGGCAGGCGGGGGCCTCGGCCGAGCACGGCGAG AACAATATGCTGGACTTCGTGTTTGCTGTTGATGATGCTGTGAGCTGGCATATGGCAAACTTGTTAAAGAACAGGAGTCATTATTCCTTCCTAAAATTTTTTGGCCCCAAAAAGATAACTACCATGCAAAGATATGGAGCGGGAATTTACTACAACACCTTAGTGCCATGCAATGGCAGG atgataAAATATGGAGTAATTAGCACTGATGCCCTGATTGAGGATTTGTTTCACTGGAAAACTCTCTATGTCGCTGGGCGCCTACAAAAGCCG GTGAAAATCCTGGCCCAGAATGAGAACAGCAAGCTGCAAGCTGCTCTTGTCAGCAACCTGAAGAGTGCAGTCACAGCAGCCTTTCTCATGTTGCCAGAGAGCTTCTCTGAAGAGGACCTTTACATGCAGATTGCAGGACTCTCCTACTCTG GTGATTTCAGAATGATAATAGGAGAAGACAAATCCAAAGTGCAGAACATAGTGAAACCCAACGTTGCCCATTTCCAGAAGCTGTACAGTAACATACTCCAGGACTGCCCTCAAGTGGTGTACAAGCACCATCTGGGAAGGCTAGAG ATTGATAAAAGTCCAGAAGGTCAATTTACACAGCTTATGGCTTTGCCAAAGACTCTGCAACAAAAGATAACTGCTCTGGTAAACCCTCCTGGAAAGAACAGAGATGTGGAAGAAATTTTACTGCAAGTGGCCCATGACCCTGACTGTGGATTTGTGGTGAATCAAG GCATTTCAGGAATTGTGAGATCCTCCAGTATAGTGCAGAGTGCTAAAACCATCCTGACAGCTG ggGCAAAGAAATCCATAACTTACAGTATGAAGAAATTATATAAGATGACAAAAGGAGGGTTAAAGAAGACATCTTGA